The Paenibacillus beijingensis nucleotide sequence AGAGGCATCATGGTTATGAAAATTGGTGTATTGGCGCTGCAGGGCGCCGTATCCGAGCATATCCGCAGTCTGGAAGCGGCAGGGGCGCAGGCTTCGCCGGTCAAAAGAGTCGAGGAGCTCGAAGAACTCGACGGGCTTGTCATTCCCGGCGGCGAGAGCACGACGATCGGCAAGCTGATGCGCAAGTACGGGTTTATTGACGCGGTGCGCAGCTTCTCCGGGGAGGGCAAGCCGATCTTCGGCACCTGCGCGGGACTGATCGTGCTGGCCGAGCGGATCGAAGGCGAAGAAGAAGCCCATCTGGGCCTGATGGATATGACCGTTTCCCGCAATGCATTCGGACGCCAGCGGGAAAGCTTTGAAACGGATCTGGACATCAAAGGAATTGACGAACCGGTGCGCGCAGTATTTATCCGCGCCCCGCTTATCAACGAAGTCGGACCGGAAGTGGATGTGCTGTCCACTTACAGAGATGAGATTGTAACGGCACGGCAGGGCAACCTGCTGGCCTCGTCGTTCCATCCGGAGCTGACCGACGATTACCG carries:
- the pdxT gene encoding pyridoxal 5'-phosphate synthase glutaminase subunit PdxT; this translates as MKIGVLALQGAVSEHIRSLEAAGAQASPVKRVEELEELDGLVIPGGESTTIGKLMRKYGFIDAVRSFSGEGKPIFGTCAGLIVLAERIEGEEEAHLGLMDMTVSRNAFGRQRESFETDLDIKGIDEPVRAVFIRAPLINEVGPEVDVLSTYRDEIVTARQGNLLASSFHPELTDDYRLHAYFLEMAKEAAVARQK